In one Zobellia galactanivorans genomic region, the following are encoded:
- a CDS encoding shikimate dehydrogenase family protein has product MKRTRFGLVGKNISYSFSRGYFTKKFASLGLNDHSYENFDFQAIEEITDVLKNNKDINGMNVTIPYKQEIMPFLTELDPEAEKIGAVNTIQFNKNGLKGFNTDAYGFKHAMSPFLKPHHTKALILGTGGASKAVAYVLGELCISYLFVSRSEGKNKISYDQVTEEVLKEHTVLVNCTPLGTHPNIEERPTLPYEFISDRHFLFDLIYNPEKSAFLTAGEAQGAQISNGLRMLELQADRSWQIWQER; this is encoded by the coding sequence ATGAAAAGAACACGGTTCGGATTGGTCGGTAAAAACATCTCCTATTCCTTCTCTCGCGGATATTTCACCAAAAAATTCGCTTCCTTGGGCCTGAACGACCACTCTTATGAGAATTTCGACTTTCAAGCCATCGAAGAAATTACCGATGTTCTAAAAAACAATAAAGACATCAATGGTATGAACGTGACCATACCCTATAAACAAGAAATAATGCCCTTTTTGACGGAACTCGATCCCGAGGCCGAAAAAATTGGCGCGGTAAACACTATACAGTTCAACAAAAACGGACTCAAAGGTTTCAATACCGATGCCTATGGTTTTAAACACGCCATGTCACCTTTTCTAAAGCCGCACCACACAAAGGCGTTAATCTTGGGAACAGGTGGAGCTTCAAAGGCCGTGGCCTATGTTTTGGGAGAGCTTTGCATTTCCTATCTTTTTGTTTCAAGGAGTGAAGGGAAAAATAAGATCAGTTACGACCAGGTCACCGAAGAAGTATTAAAAGAACATACGGTATTGGTGAACTGCACCCCATTGGGTACACACCCCAATATTGAGGAACGCCCCACCCTGCCGTACGAATTCATCAGTGACCGGCACTTTTTGTTCGACCTTATCTATAATCCTGAAAAATCTGCTTTTTTAACGGCCGGAGAGGCCCAAGGCGCACAAATTTCCAACGGTTTACGCATGTTAGAGCTACAAGCCGACCGTTCTTGGCAGATATGGCAAGAGCGTTAG